A stretch of Cydia splendana unplaced genomic scaffold, ilCydSple1.2 scaffold_103_ctg1, whole genome shotgun sequence DNA encodes these proteins:
- the LOC134805403 gene encoding uncharacterized protein LOC134805403 gives MADCAGCFNKVTDGRFLNCHNCQKSYCLHCTNYTEEFLNFMGPAQRYSWKCVECKSAEPKLDNTNTPLRGISDNVNMHRGAARPCGAVSNEHDNSVMDVSYTDNQRLNDTTRLDMNGASDIQQLVAELRLFREEMRAMRQHIQALRARVTLGMEDHVLLDHALESNTTSVSVGENTEASLADTVAQLRLELNDRDQDMLLNDVEISNVPEQSGENTLHIVATLGQKLGVTLSEHDIVDATRVGRAPRLDEGTQGQPARPRLLVVRLARRAVRDRLLQAARVRRGATTEGTGLPGPDCRFYVNERLTFVNRRLFQKARQLKEHYGWRYVWTRDGRIYVRQRPGTESPRHRIRTELDLSRVFGTLDI, from the exons atggCGGACTGTGCTGGGTGCTTCAACAAGGTAACCGATGGCAGATTTTTAAACTGCCATAACTGCCAAAAATCGTATTGTCTCCACTGCACTAATTACACTGAGGAATTCCTTAATTTTATGGGACCCGCGCAAAGGTATTCATGGAAGTGTGTTGAGTGCAAAAGTGCCGAACCTAAGTTGGATAATACGAATACGCCGCTGCGCGGCATCAGTGACAATGTAAACATGCATAGGGGAGCCGCACGCCCTTGCGGGGCAGTGTCCAACGAGCATGACAACTCGGTCATGGATGTGTCGTACACGGACAACCAGCGTTTGAACGATACCACTAGGCTCGACATGAATGGGGCCTCCGACATTCAACAGCTGGTAGCCGAACTTCGTTTGTTTCGGGAAGAAATGCGGGCGATGAGGCAGCACATCCAGGCTCTTCGC gcccgtgtcactctgggaatggaagaccatgttttattagaccatgctctAGAGAGTAATACCACAAGTGTTAGTGTAGGCGAGAACACTGAGGCTTCACTGGCGGACACCGTAGCCCAGTTAAGATTAGAGTTAAACGATCGTGACCAGGATATGTTACTCAATGATGTCGAGATATCGAACGTACCGGAACAGAGTGGGGAAAATACATTGCATATAGTAGCTACCTTGGGTCAGAAGCTCGGTGTTACACTGTCGGAACACGACATCGTTGATGCGACTCGCGTAGGGCGGGCGCCGCGACTAGACGAGGGCACCCAGGGCCAGCCGGCCCGCCCGCGACTGCTGGTGGTGAGGCTGGCGCGCCGCGCCGTGCGCGACCGGCTGCTGCAGGCGGCGAGGGTCCGCCGCGGGGCGACCACGGAGGGCACCGGCCTGCCGGGCCCCGACTGCCGCTTCTACGTCAACGAGCGGCTCACCTTCGTCAACCGACGGCTGTTCCAGAAGGCGCGGCAGCTCAAGGAACACTACGGCTGGCGATATGTATGGACCCGCGATGGTAGGATTTACGTGCGCCAACGTCCAGGTACGGAATCACCGCGACACCGAATTCGAACGGAACTGGATTTGAGCCGTGTTTTTGGTACACTTGATATTTGA